The Acinonyx jubatus isolate Ajub_Pintada_27869175 chromosome A2, VMU_Ajub_asm_v1.0, whole genome shotgun sequence genomic sequence GTATGAAGCGTATAATTCATGATAATGATCTCAGGAAATCTAGGGGAAATTTACCTGGCATGGTATAAGTCATTTGAGatgtaattaattttaagaaatccaACTAGTCCCATGTGAGATACAGAAATTTCAGGCATTCGTGACCCAAGGTTGGGGTAAACTTTGGGGACACCTGAAAATAGACAAAGGAGAAACCGTGTGTATTTCAGTCACAGCAGAAGCTTAATGAAGTGAGTTCCTTAAATGTAGAGAGAAGTTgatcaaacaaatggaaatgccaagaaagaaatagaaggagtAGATTCTACTTCCACAGTCTGATCAAAGATTGGCAGTTCCTGGCTCTGACGATTTGAGCCCTTCAATCATGGTCATGTCTCCAGCCTTTGGATGATTGGTTCTTATATCACTGGATCCCAAGGATTCTTTTCAGAGCCCTCTTTATGTCtctgttcctcaggctgtagatgaaggggttcagcatgggCGTGGCCACCGTGTACATCACCGAGGCTGTGGCACTTGAGAGTGAGCTCTGGGTAGCAGCAGAGCTGAGGTACACTCCTAGGCTCGTACAATAAAATAAGGAGACAACCGATAGGTGAGACGCACAGGTGGAAAATGCTTTATACCTGCCCGGAGCTGATGAGATCCACATATGGAAGAAACTATCTTAGAATAAGAGTAAAGGATCCCAGCAAGGGGACCTCCAGCCACCAGCATAGCTGCAAGGTACATCACCACGTTATTAAGAAAGGTGTCAGAACAGGCAAGTTGGATCATCTGATTGAGTTCACAGAAAAAGTGGGGGATCACTACTTCTGTACAGAAGGACAGCCGCAACACCATTAAGGTGTGTACCAAGGAATACAGGACACTCGTGATCCAGGACACCAGAAACAGCTGCCCACAGAGCCGGGGGTTCATAATGACCATGTAGTGCAGGGGGTGACAGATGGACACAAACCTGTCATAGGCCATCACAGCCAGGAGAAAGTCGTCCATCCCTGCAAAGGTTATGAAAAAGTTCATTTGTGTGATACAGTCCTCATAGGTTATGACTTTGCTCTGGGTCTGGATGTTCCAGAGCATCTTCGGGACGGTAGTGGAGATGAAGCAGATGTCTACAAAGGACACGTtggccaggaagaagtacatgggggtgtggaggcaTGAGTCAGAGCTGACGGCCAGGAGGATGAGCAGGTTGCCAAACACAGTGATCAGGTACATGGAGAGGAAAAGCCCAAATATGAGGGGCTGCACTTCTGGTCTCTCTGAAAATCCCAGGAGAAGAAATTTTGATATCCGTGTAATATTTCCTGGTTCCATGAGGTTGCACTGACTGCCAGAAAGAGGCAAAGGACATCATTAATTTTCACATGAACAGTTTACCCACATAGTTGAAATGCTACCATTTATATTGTGCAGTCAAGAAGTTCATTTCGGTATCTTGTCCCTTTTGTCGCCAAAGGATTGTCCTTTTGAAGAGATTCCCTCCTGTTTCATCTCAGATTAGGTGTTTTGGTCTCATTCTCCACACTCCCCAGAAGAGGTCatgtattttactgttttactaAGAATATCTTCCCTGCATTGGAGGAATATGTACTGAGGGTCAAACATGTCCCAGGTATTGTCTAGGCCATGAGCACGGGATACTGAAAACCAAAAGCCACTATAATCTAGTGATGGAGAATGAATAGAATCAAATACAATTATTAATAAGACATCACAGGTTGTCAAGAGCTATGAAGAGACAAAAGCAGATATAAAGGAGAGCGTGGATATGAGTGCTATTTTGTAATCAGTGTTTGGTCAAGACCAGTAAACCAGGTGACATTTGATCAGAGACctgcagggaaggaaggcaggagcccagagcctgtgtgGGGAAGTGTGTGATGGTAGAGGGAATGGCCTCAGCTAAGGCCCTGAGGATGAAACTACTTGGAGCTGTTTGAGTCCAAAACAGGAAGCATGTATGGGAAGGGGAATGAGCAGGAAAATGATCAGAGATCGCGTCCGGCAATTTCAAAGAAATAGGTGGCCTCGTTGCTGGTTCCCCTTCAAGAGAAAGGAGTCACTCACCCACACTATGTACTGCTTGTATTTTAGCATCTACCTGCAAAGTCTGCTGTAAGTTGACATAGAGCTCTCTAGAACATGGTGTGTTGATTGAGTTCTGGCTTCTATATTATAAGAATCACCTTGGAATACATAGGACCATGTCCCCTGCTCTGATGACGGATGTCATTTCgcaaggcacacacacacatacaccaagtTAGTGCTCCCTGGGCTGTGTTTTTACCATGACTTCTCACTCGAACCCCAACAATTAAGTTCGGAGTGGGTATAACTCAAGATGCACAGATCCATTATCATTCCTGCAAATGACGTAAGTTTTCcatgaacaaataaaattgaCAAGTCAGACTGGcatgctcattttctttcctgtatttaaagaaacacaaacaatctgctcaaaatcagagagagagagaaacaagaaagtgaaataaaatggaagtggCAGAAAAGATCTAATGGCTCAGGTGGTCGCTGACATCTGAGGGGCCATGAAGAAGAAAGAGCATCCCTGGTTCTGACAACATTCCAACCCTTGTTACCACCCTGATGCCCAGCAAAAATAGTAAGGAGCAAAAGTAAATTCAGTAGGAGACGACATTAGTGGGATCTTCAGGGTGTGCATCGTCTTACAGAGTGAATGCTCCAAGAGAAAATGTGCTAAGGGAATAAATCAACCCTTCGGCACAGGAAATATGCAAAGCACAGCAAAAGTTGGGCAGGTTATAATGGAAAGTAAGAGActtgctttttctttgaaaaagtacCTTGAGACTTTGCTATTTCTTTGACCAACTGGATGTCCTGTGATCTTAGCGAAGGTGGGACAAGTCCCTTTCACTCTTTAGACGTGGCatctttcctctgtttttcctGGGCTTTGTGCTGTGATCTTTTGGCTGAGTGTTGGGCACACTCTGGTCCTGTTTCTGGTTTGCGCAACATGCAAAGTTCTGCTCAGACCTTGCGCTACAAAACTCTGCACATACCATGCCAACCATTCTGGCTCTAAGTCACCATCTCCGTAAGATTTCTGCCTGAGGCTCTTAC encodes the following:
- the LOC128314933 gene encoding LOW QUALITY PROTEIN: olfactory receptor-like protein OLF4 (The sequence of the model RefSeq protein was modified relative to this genomic sequence to represent the inferred CDS: inserted 1 base in 1 codon); the encoded protein is MEPGNITRISKFLLLGFSERPEVQPLIFGLFLSMYLITVFGNLLILLAVSSDSCLHTPMYFFLANVSFVDICFISTTVPKMLWNIQTQSKVITYEDCITQMNFFITFAGMDDFLLAVMAYDRFVSICHPLHYMVIMNPRLCGQLFLVSWITSVLYSLVHTLMVLRLSFCTEVVIPHFFCELNQMIQLACSDTFLNNVVMYLAAMLVAGGPLAGILYSYSKIVSSICGXSSAPGRYKAFSTCASHLSVVSLFYCTSLGVYLSSAATQSSLSSATASVMYTVATPMLNPFIYSLRNRDIKRALKRILGIQ